tgtatgtaaacatattttgaagaataataaaaaaaaggaacAAAATACATTTTAAGATAATGTTTTGTAATGCCTTTGTTTTTCTACATTTTAGGCTCGTACATGAGCATTTAGATGTAAATAGtttaatgatataaatgaaaGACTAAAATGTAACCTacaaaaatttaataattaaaaagCAAAAAATCTGagtaaaataatttattagcgtgtaaaatatgtacatattataaatatatacatataggtgcaatatatatatatatatatatatatatatatattataatggaatcttcttaaaaaaataattataagtGTAGATTTTCCCcttatatttcttttaatgaaaaataatatatatgtaatgtAATTTCTTAGAAAATTAAATggtaataaaattaaaaaagaaataggtaggtttgtatataatgtgttaatatatatatatatatatatatattttttttttaataatttagGAGAGTTTATGTACTAGCCAAATTTCTATATTTTGCAATCTTCGAAGGAATGTGTTTTCAAATTTTAATAGAAATGATTTAATTGATCAAaatattgtttatttaaatgtatGCAATAATGAgacatattataataaagcTCATGAAGCAAATGATAAAGTGAAAGtttatgaaaaagaaatacaaaatttttataaatatgataaattgCGATATGTAGatgaacataataatatatgttgtaatttaattaaggacattttattatatggtgttaatttaaatgtagatatttttatattaaaaaattcaaatattatattttttcttcaaaatgtaataaatatatataaccCATTAATTAAAAGTTTAAGGGTTATATATACGAAGAGGGACTACATGATAACATGTTCTTCTCTTTTTAAGGACACATTGATAATAGTTTTATATAGCTCAATAAATTATTcatgtaatatatatatatatatatatatatatatatatatatatataattatatttcttatacatattaaatatatgaaaaaaaatttaattttaatatgtagaatgatattttgtaatgatggttatttattatgtatataatttttttttttttttttctaaacATATTGAATAGTTTTATATTCTCctatatataacatattccttatatatatattaatttatatgtttatatattttggatatataattatgttattttttgttcttttcaaatatataaaggcatacaaatatatgatCTAGAGAAGGGAATTTTTAAAGAAGAGATATCTTTGAGTGATTATGATTACTATGAAAGGATTTATATtcaaaaggaaaataattatttccttttaataacgaataagaatatattaaaagtaCTTGATTCAGAGAAAAAggtttttatttttaatgtatACTTATATCTTGAATATAGCAACATTGTACAGtaataaatgaagaaacatatgtatatatatatatatatatatatatatatatatacataatatatgaaaaatatcAAAATTGTATCTCCGTAGATATATTCCTTATGcatctttatttaaatatatatatatatatatatatatatatatatatatatatatatatatatatgtatatgttctattattttctatttaggtattatgatttttttctaatacTAAGGCAAAAGAAACTGTACCTCTGGAATTTGGAAAGAACATACACAGGTAAATCAATaaattacatattatatatcataaaataattactaaaatgtttatataaatttattttaattgtaggattaaaattaaaggaaaatatattggaggttgataaaaatatgcaTGTGAATTGTTTTTGCACACatggaaaaaatatattcattgTAACGTCCAATGGGAATTTATACCTATGGAAGgttataacaaaatatacatatatatatacatatatatttatacataagtgttaatttcttcattttttatttataggATTTAGTTGAGAAAATTGAAATAAAGAGATACAATGTGGAAGAGCCTTTTGATAAgaatattcattatatactctactatgataattatataactACCAAGGGAAATGAATCAATAAAATTGtgtgtataaatatatattaatttgCAACAATTTGTATGTTAaactttattttattttatatttatatatttttatttatttatttatttatttatatatatatatattttttttttttttttttttttttttttaaaggtGGTTGTGTAAATTTTCACTGAATAACATATCGGGATGTAGTTGCGTATACATTCAGTTTGAACAGGAAACAAAAATTTGcttaaatattaatagaaTAATTGCTCATGATAATTTTTACCTGATTTTAGATAAAAAGAATTGTACTATTTATACATGcaagaaaaataattatgaagaTATAGGTATATTCTATAATGATCATAACAGTAagattaaaaatatattttgctcggataagaatatatttagtTTCGGTGCTAATGGGAAATTAtttgattatataaagaaagaTAAACAAATTGAACGAAATTTTTGCTTACATAAATTTAAGTATTCTATAACATGtgtaaaatttttatacaGTGAAGATAgttttctttatttttgtgTTGGATTTAATAATGGAgtcataaaaataataaagttgaagcatttatatttagatattatatattgtttaaaaacaagtaataatgaaatatttaaaatagAAAAGAGCCAAAATTCTCAATTTATAAGTATATTAGCTGATGAAGAACCATATGTTTTTTTCCTATATAAATCAtctaaaatatttatgCCATTAGGATATTTAAAAATCAATGAAGCTCATTTAAAAGAATGTTTCTATTTCTCttattttaattctttttatatactagatgataataactatatttttaaaattgatgtcaaaaaattagaagagcaaattaaagaagaagaaatgAGTAAACAAGTTGGACATCCAGAAGgagataaaaataatgaaaatattaatatgatggaaaaaagaaaagataataataaaaacatttatttaaacgattatataaatgatgaaaatggTGATGTAAAAAAGGATGCACTTAATAATAACGAGGAACAAAATAATAGCGATTATGATTTATCCgtaaaatatgaaataattaaaattacATTTAATGCAGATGAGAGAAATAAAAGGTTAATAAAAAGGTACaaaaatgaacataatgaattaaacatgtataataaagattcaaataaaattaataataaaaatgacgatggtaataaatatagagataaagataaagaaGCAACAAACGTAGAACAGGATGGCATGGAAGAATTTTTTGAAGAAATGGAAGGTTTAGAAAATGAAAGTGATAATGAATACAAAGAAAGTAACTCTTCTAGTAATTTATCAgataatacatataataaaatgaatttttatagagaaaaaataaatttaacTCAAAACATGCAAGATTTACATTctgataataataaggatatttttatactaaaaaataaaaaaaaaaatttgaaaAGATACATTGAAATACTTTTCCATAATAAAAGGATCAAAAATAAGAgatatgaaaataatgatgaattaccaaaaaatatgttaagTTTATATTTAGAACGTGATAATAGGAAAATAATGTATAAGGAAGAACgtaatacaaaaaataacaaCATCAATATtgatcataataataataataataataataataatggagataatatgaattatgcaatattaaaacatgataccataaatatatgttgtGTAACAAAATCAAAAAAGTATCGCGGATTTTTCATTGCTACACAAGGtgttaaaaataattatctcttttttttaaatttagataaaaaagacataataaaatataaatataccGATTCTAAAGAGGATACGCATATTGATATTATCATGCCCAGAATCATATACAAAattgataataaaaattttctaCCTAAAAGGACATATATCtataaaatgataattaatgaaataaaggatttattattttgtttaactaataataatgaaatatatattttttcaattaaattttttttcttgtattattatataaaaataccTGTTCATGAAAAGGTAaggaatatatttataaataacaaaaatgctactactactactactactactactactactaacaataataataataataataatatgaaaaataataataataataatatgaaaaataataataataataatattaatatgaataataattttcaatatatattcatatgtttaaataataataaatacatacaaTTGAATTTTAATTATCCCTTCTTTTATCTATTGAATGTTATCAAAAGATATCATATCAATATCAAAAAATTCATGCATTCTTTTATGATTCCTAATAAAATGTTCTTGTCGTACGATTCAATACACCAATATTTTATTGAAGAAATACATGATTATATTGTAGAAGAGTttataaagaagaaaaaaaagaaaactAATCTCATCCCCTTTAAATATGAAGATATCACAGATGACCTAAATTTCATAATAGAATTGTTAGAAATGCataatgaagaagaaaaaaaaaacaaccaagaaaaagatgaaaaacACGCACAACGgcaaaatgaaaagaacaaaaatGATATTACAGATATTTGGGATTTTATacaacaaaataaaaaagaacaagaagaagaaatagaagaacaaaagaaaaaaattgatTTAATCCTAAATTATgatcaaaaaaatataagcacattttttaatataaatagtaataatatgaaagaTGTAGATATTCAATATAGTTTAAGAGATACAAAGGAATATCAAAGGaatgaagaaaaatttagaaaagcattattatataaacaagatatacatatgaaaataaataaactgaaaaaaaaatatataaaattaaataagaaaaaaaagtttCTAATAGATTTGGATTActcttattatatatatgaaatgttacaacaaaatatacaagaaattaaaaatgtatttatgtATCATGAGAAAGAATATGATAGtagaataaaatatttatccaataaatttattagattaagatatattaaaaatcCTATATATGCTTTTAATGATAAAAGTCATTTTTATGCTAAATCcttaaaaatgtatttgAAAAACtatacatttaaaaagaagaatAGAAAAATCACGACAAAggaaaaaaagataaaagAACCAAAGCAAACATTAGAATTAATAACAGAAATTAAGGACTGTTTACAAAATTTTAATGAACtaagagaaaaaaataaaaatgtaaaaattataaataatgaagaaaaaattgaagaaatttgcataaaaaaaaaaattataaaaatgtatgaAGAAATGTTGTTAAAACTGGACAAAATGAGTGAAGAGCGAAAGGAGATGGACGAGCCAAGGAAAATCAAGCACATCAGGTTATAAGgaagaatattatatatatatatatatatatatacatatatatttatatattatttttttttcttttatgtTTGGTGGTTTATTTACTTaacaatattaattttCGTGTTTTCTATTATAGCAAAATTATTAGGCattatgaagaaaataagaagaaattattagttcaaataaattatattaagGAAACATTTAACCAGTATTATATGGCATTAAAATCTCGAATATCAATAGtaataagaagaaataatacaccaatatatgtatatatatatatatatattcattcaatcgtttttttttttatataatagaaATTAACCCATGTTATAGAAGAAATAGCATTTCTAAAAGACACATTGAAAACAGAAATGATAAAACATAttgaaaataaagataataatgacCAAGGAATTGATACAGATATTAAGATGGTTGGTGAggtacatataaaaaatatagtaaatgtaaataattgTAATGAAAACGAAAGGATACAATCTGAATTAAACAATATGAATTATGAAcatgataaaataaaaaagtatGAAAGATTTTTAGAACATGttaacaattttttttcatatgcaaataaaaaaaaggataaaatatataatattaattgggatcctttattttttgagaaaaaatatcaacactataaaaaagaagatgTAGAACGTACAAtagaatattttataaaaaaatgtgatAAGGAGATTTATAATCTGCACATTAAAAGAATACAAGCTATACGACttatcaaatatatatcactAAAAGTTATTTCCAtagatgaaaaaaataatatattaatagaGCTAAGGAAAAAAGAGTTAAAATTAAGAAGACAAAAAAGGGACTATATCAAAGAAATGAAGAATATTgaaaatcaaataaatgTGTATGTTGATGAAATGGACACTTTATTACAAGAAATGGAAATACAAAATGTAATGcatgatatatatatatatattatacatatttgtatttattttaccttaatataaaatattgtatacacaatatatattttatctatTTTTCACTTGAATTAATATAATCAGTAGTATCATCAGTAGTTAcctcattttttttttttttttttttttttttttttttttttatcctctaatttttttattttcctaTGTTCCATTTCATGTTCTTCCCTTTTCAGCAAAGCCGAGATAAGATTCTCGAAAAGCTAAAAGAACTTATGGGAGATAACACCTTGTGCTATGacaatttaataaaatgcTTAAAAAAAAGTCAAGATGATTTGTCAGGAGAAAGTGATGGGAGTGAAGATAAGTGTAACGAATTGGAAGCAACAAATTCGATTgttgatatatataataaagaagaaattgaaagcataaaaaaagaaaacgCTTCCATTTTAAgcaatataaataatataaaaaaaaata
This is a stretch of genomic DNA from Plasmodium reichenowi strain SY57 chromosome 14, whole genome shotgun sequence. It encodes these proteins:
- a CDS encoding hypothetical protein (conserved Plasmodium protein, unknown function), coding for MFCNAFVFLHFRLVHEHLDVNRKLNGNKIKKEIGRFESLCTSQISIFCNLRRNVFSNFNRNDLIDQNIVYLNVCNNETYYNKAHEANDKVKVYEKEIQNFYKYDKLRYVDEHNNICCNLIKDILLYGVNLNVDIFILKNSNIIFFLQNVINIYNPLIKSLRVIYTKRDYMITCSSLFKDTLIIVLYSSINYSCIQIYDLEKGIFKEEISLSDYDYYERIYIQKENNYFLLITNKNILKVLDSEKKVFIFNVYLYLEYSNIVQYYDFFLILRQKKLYLWNLERTYTGLKLKENILEVDKNMHVNCFCTHGKNIFIVTSNGNLYLWKDLVEKIEIKRYNVEEPFDKNIHYILYYDNYITTKGNESIKLWLCKFSLNNISGCSCVYIQFEQETKICLNINRIIAHDNFYLILDKKNCTIYTCKKNNYEDIGIFYNDHNSKIKNIFCSDKNIFSFGANGKLFDYIKKDKQIERNFCLHKFKYSITCVKFLYSEDSFLYFCVGFNNGVIKIIKLKHLYLDIIYCLKTSNNEIFKIEKSQNSQFISILADEEPYVFFLYKSSKIFMPLGYLKINEAHLKECFYFSYFNSFYILDDNNYIFKIDVKKLEEQIKEEEMSKQVGHPEGDKNNENINMMEKRKDNNKNIYLNDYINDENGDVKKDALNNNEEQNNSDYDLSVKYEIIKITFNADERNKRLIKRYKNEHNELNMYNKDSNKINNKNDDGNKYRDKDKEATNVEQDGMEEFFEEMEGLENESDNEYKESNSSSNLSDNTYNKMNFYREKINLTQNMQDLHSDNNKDIFILKNKKKNLKRYIEILFHNKRIKNKRYENNDELPKNMLSLYLERDNRKIMYKEERNTKNNNINIDHNNNNNNNNNGDNMNYAILKHDTINICCVTKSKKYRGFFIATQGVKNNYLFFLNLDKKDIIKYKYTDSKEDTHIDIIMPRIIYKIDNKNFLPKRTYIYKMIINEIKDLLFCLTNNNEIYIFSIKFFFLYYYIKIPVHEKVRNIFINNKNATTTTTTTTTTNNNNNNNNMKNNNNNNMKNNNNNNINMNNNFQYIFICLNNNKYIQLNFNYPFFYLLNVIKRYHINIKKFMHSFMIPNKMFLSYDSIHQYFIEEIHDYIVEEFIKKKKKKTNLIPFKYEDITDDLNFIIELLEMHNEEEKKNNQEKDEKHAQRQNEKNKNDITDIWDFIQQNKKEQEEEIEEQKKKIDLILNYDQKNISTFFNINSNNMKDVDIQYSLRDTKEYQRNEEKFRKALLYKQDIHMKINKLKKKYIKLNKKKKFLIDLDYSYYIYEMLQQNIQEIKNVFMYHEKEYDSRIKYLSNKFIRLRYIKNPIYAFNDKSHFYAKSLKMYLKNYTFKKKNRKITTKEKKIKEPKQTLELITEIKDCLQNFNELREKNKNVKIINNEEKIEEICIKKKIIKMYEEMLLKLDKMSEERKEMDEPRKIKHISKIIRHYEENKKKLLVQINYIKETFNQYYMALKSRISIKLTHVIEEIAFLKDTLKTEMIKHIENKDNNDQGIDTDIKMVGEVHIKNIVNVNNCNENERIQSELNNMNYEHDKIKKYERFLEHVNNFFSYANKKKDKIYNINWDPLFFEKKYQHYKKEDVERTIEYFIKKCDKEIYNLHIKRIQAIRLIKYISLKVISIDEKNNILIELRKKELKLRRQKRDYIKEMKNIENQINVYVDEMDTLLQEMEIQNQSRDKILEKLKELMGDNTLCYDNLIKCLKKSQDDLSGESDGSEDKCNELEATNSIVDIYNKEEIESIKKENASILSNINNIKKNMELKKNEQRKLNIKKKNIEKEIEIINDEINIIEDDKKKNISEVKFYITLKISKLRNIDYLYDKKKYRLNLASQCTVLSIEQYKDIMTKMDTITKKKEKLYMKYKYLKKENNELENINNKLQKTVNEKKNQLKNKLKKHDLNFDFNDLEKKYQEKKKKGILQEIKNKEIENNKKINILNKEFDHKMTILNQTRKENTDLLVKINEYIQILKELKNEEN